One Tamlana carrageenivorans genomic region harbors:
- a CDS encoding aldehyde dehydrogenase family protein, with protein MSDTNTDFGINKALEVLSIKPVNLGTSTGSNQFSNGKSIESISPIDGQLIAKVTSTTKADYEKVMESATQAFWHWRKVPAPQRGDMVRQFSNKLREKKEALGKLVSYEMGKSYQEGLGEVQEMIDICDFAVGLSRQLHGLTMHSERPGHRMYEQYHPLGVVGIISAFNFPVAVWAWNTALAWVCGDVCVWKPSEKTPLCGIACQNIIAEILAENQLPEGISNLIIGDAKVGEFMTKDSRIPLISATGSTKMGKTVAQEVAARLGKSLLELGGNNAIIVTPDADIKMTVIGAVFGAVGTAGQRCTSTRRLIIHESIYEKVVTAITKAYQQLRIGNPLDESNNVGPIIDTDAVKMYNKALKQVVKEGGNVLVEGGTLKGSGYESGCYVKPAIVAVEPHFNMVKQETFAPILYVMTYEGTVENAINIQNDVEQGLSSAIMTNNLREAERFLSVEGSDCGIANVNIGTSGAEIGGAFGGEKETGGGRESGSDAWKVYMRRQTNTINYTTELPLAQGIKFDL; from the coding sequence ATGAGTGATACAAACACCGATTTCGGTATCAATAAAGCCCTTGAAGTTTTAAGCATAAAACCTGTGAATTTGGGTACATCTACAGGTTCAAACCAGTTTTCGAATGGAAAATCCATCGAGAGCATTTCTCCTATTGATGGCCAACTAATCGCTAAAGTAACCAGCACAACAAAAGCCGATTACGAAAAGGTAATGGAAAGCGCTACCCAAGCCTTTTGGCATTGGCGAAAAGTACCAGCACCGCAACGTGGCGATATGGTAAGGCAATTTTCAAATAAATTAAGGGAGAAAAAAGAAGCCCTAGGCAAATTGGTTTCCTATGAAATGGGTAAAAGTTACCAAGAAGGTTTAGGAGAAGTTCAGGAAATGATCGATATCTGCGACTTTGCGGTTGGGCTTTCGCGCCAGTTACACGGCCTGACCATGCATAGCGAACGCCCAGGACACCGCATGTATGAACAGTACCACCCTCTTGGTGTGGTTGGTATTATTTCTGCTTTTAATTTTCCTGTAGCCGTTTGGGCTTGGAACACGGCTTTAGCCTGGGTATGTGGTGATGTTTGTGTTTGGAAACCTTCGGAAAAAACACCACTTTGCGGCATAGCTTGTCAAAACATCATAGCCGAAATATTAGCTGAAAACCAGTTACCTGAAGGCATTTCTAACCTGATTATTGGTGATGCTAAAGTGGGTGAATTTATGACTAAAGACTCTCGAATTCCTTTAATTTCGGCCACCGGATCGACAAAAATGGGTAAAACCGTTGCTCAAGAAGTGGCTGCCCGTTTAGGAAAAAGCTTGTTAGAACTTGGTGGTAATAATGCCATTATTGTAACACCCGATGCCGATATAAAAATGACAGTTATTGGAGCCGTTTTTGGTGCTGTAGGTACTGCAGGACAGCGCTGCACCTCAACAAGACGCTTAATAATTCATGAAAGCATTTACGAAAAAGTGGTCACAGCCATTACTAAAGCTTACCAACAATTACGCATTGGAAATCCTTTAGATGAAAGCAACAATGTAGGACCTATAATAGATACCGATGCCGTAAAAATGTACAATAAGGCTCTAAAGCAAGTCGTAAAAGAAGGCGGAAACGTACTTGTTGAAGGAGGTACCCTTAAAGGCTCTGGATATGAAAGTGGTTGTTATGTGAAGCCTGCTATTGTTGCCGTAGAACCCCATTTTAACATGGTGAAACAAGAAACTTTTGCGCCTATTTTATATGTGATGACATACGAAGGTACCGTTGAAAATGCCATTAACATACAAAATGATGTGGAACAAGGATTAAGCTCGGCGATTATGACTAATAATTTACGTGAGGCCGAACGTTTTCTTTCGGTGGAAGGCTCCGATTGTGGTATTGCTAATGTTAACATTGGGACTTCGGGCGCTGAAATTGGTGGTGCCTTTGGTGGTGAAAAAGAAACTGGTGGCGGTCGTGAATCGGGATCGGATGCTTGGAAAGTTTATATGCGCCGACAAACCAACACCATTAATTATACTACCGAATTGCCATTGGCTCAAGGTATAAAATTTGATTTATAA
- a CDS encoding TonB-dependent receptor, with protein MPFSKSFLTLLFVLISYLNFSQNGHLYGEITFNNNEPVLGAQVTLIGNSVRRITSSGVNGEFVFKNLPYGKYTIKTHSLEAKPHTLETEISSIEHAVKYELEITAFQDLDEVYLRSKTQKERIEDEGFAVNVIETKEVSQRNIQTNELLNTAVGVKIRQNGGLGSHVEYSLNGLSGSAVRIFIDGIPISVYGSSFNLNSIPPAMIKRIEVYKGVVPGYLADDALGGAINVVLHQGTKSNFNTAVSFGSFNTIQANFNGLYRFEKSGFTVKASGFNNYSDNNYKVWGRSVVDKGLGGVQTPIVARRFNDAYRSTGGMLEVGYTNVSWADQFFIGITGSDDYKEVQHGAFMTTTPYKDRFLESDALLANVRYLKKDLFTKGLDVNLTGLYGNRNRIVNDTVAKAYSWTGKRAIDYKGDVYEYAWGSQQEGGPTLATINRNVASIRTGVSYAINRQHKFIFNHFYNRIDREDSDELKSLLENTFVGTRDLHKNIFSFTYELQAFDNKLKANIFGKYYQQKTINIDPYVDSTTKQVEEEITKANTKDHGYGFAMSYAILPTISLLTSAEKAIRLPNETEIFGNDGDNVIANPSIKPEQSNNFNLGFRFGAFRLKKHEFTISTNLFTRNITDRIGLPIETSMNVNSETILYENQGSGTSKGFEAQLDYSFNNNLRCNFNVSKFELKIINGGVEIDVPNTPFSTMNASLNYGFNNLFQNKSRLNLFYTAYFTGEFSYIVPQGSNTVGDDFFKVPEQLAQDFGINYAFPNNKVVVSFDIKNIFDKPVYDNLSIQKPGRAFYLKLNYFINKF; from the coding sequence ATGCCTTTTAGCAAATCATTTTTAACCCTCCTATTCGTACTTATTAGTTACTTAAACTTTAGCCAAAATGGTCATTTATATGGTGAAATTACCTTTAATAATAACGAACCTGTTTTAGGCGCTCAGGTGACTTTAATAGGAAACTCCGTAAGAAGAATAACATCTTCTGGTGTTAACGGTGAATTTGTTTTTAAAAATCTGCCCTATGGCAAATACACCATTAAAACACATTCTTTAGAGGCGAAACCACATACTTTAGAAACCGAAATAAGCTCCATAGAACACGCTGTAAAATACGAACTTGAAATAACAGCATTTCAAGATTTAGATGAGGTTTATTTACGAAGCAAAACACAAAAAGAAAGGATTGAAGACGAAGGTTTTGCTGTTAATGTAATAGAAACCAAAGAGGTTAGTCAAAGAAATATTCAAACTAATGAATTATTAAACACGGCAGTTGGAGTAAAAATTCGTCAGAATGGCGGTCTAGGATCTCATGTGGAGTATAGTTTAAACGGTCTATCAGGAAGTGCTGTACGTATTTTTATTGATGGCATTCCTATTTCTGTTTACGGTTCATCCTTTAACTTAAACAGCATTCCACCTGCTATGATTAAAAGAATAGAAGTATACAAAGGTGTTGTTCCTGGCTATTTAGCCGATGATGCTTTGGGAGGTGCCATTAATGTGGTGCTACATCAAGGCACTAAATCTAATTTTAATACGGCCGTTTCCTTTGGTTCCTTTAACACCATACAAGCCAATTTTAATGGTTTATACCGCTTTGAAAAATCAGGCTTCACTGTAAAAGCCTCTGGATTTAATAATTACTCCGACAATAATTATAAAGTTTGGGGTCGTAGCGTTGTTGATAAAGGTTTAGGCGGTGTGCAAACTCCTATTGTTGCGAGGCGATTTAACGATGCGTACCGTTCGACCGGTGGCATGCTTGAAGTAGGATACACGAATGTAAGTTGGGCCGATCAATTTTTTATAGGAATCACCGGATCCGATGATTATAAAGAAGTTCAGCATGGTGCATTTATGACCACAACTCCTTACAAAGACCGCTTTTTGGAATCGGATGCCCTTTTAGCGAATGTGAGATACCTGAAAAAAGACCTCTTTACCAAAGGATTGGATGTTAACCTTACCGGTTTATACGGGAATCGAAACCGCATTGTAAATGACACCGTAGCGAAAGCTTACAGTTGGACCGGTAAAAGAGCCATTGACTATAAAGGTGATGTTTACGAGTACGCGTGGGGTTCGCAACAAGAAGGCGGTCCAACATTAGCGACTATAAATAGAAATGTAGCCTCCATAAGAACAGGCGTGTCCTACGCCATTAACAGACAACATAAATTCATATTTAATCATTTCTACAACCGTATAGATCGTGAAGACAGTGATGAACTCAAGTCCCTTTTAGAAAACACCTTCGTAGGTACAAGGGATCTACATAAAAACATATTCTCATTTACCTATGAATTACAGGCTTTCGATAACAAATTAAAAGCCAATATTTTCGGTAAATACTATCAACAAAAAACCATTAACATTGACCCCTACGTTGATAGTACTACAAAACAAGTTGAGGAGGAAATAACTAAGGCCAATACTAAAGACCATGGTTATGGTTTTGCCATGTCTTACGCCATCCTTCCAACAATTAGTCTTTTAACCTCCGCAGAAAAAGCGATTCGATTACCAAATGAAACTGAAATTTTTGGTAACGATGGCGATAACGTCATAGCCAACCCAAGTATTAAACCTGAACAAAGTAACAACTTCAATTTAGGCTTTAGGTTTGGCGCTTTCAGACTGAAAAAACACGAGTTTACAATTTCTACTAACTTATTTACTAGGAACATTACAGATCGCATAGGACTACCTATTGAAACATCTATGAATGTTAATAGCGAAACCATTCTATACGAAAACCAAGGTAGTGGTACTTCTAAAGGTTTTGAAGCACAATTAGATTATAGTTTTAACAACAACTTGAGATGTAATTTTAATGTCTCAAAATTTGAGCTAAAAATAATAAATGGTGGTGTAGAAATAGACGTTCCCAATACACCCTTCAGCACGATGAATGCTAGCTTAAATTATGGGTTTAACAATCTATTCCAAAATAAGTCCCGATTAAACCTATTTTATACGGCCTATTTCACCGGAGAATTCTCATATATCGTCCCTCAGGGTAGTAATACCGTTGGCGACGACTTTTTTAAAGTGCCAGAACAACTAGCTCAAGATTTTGGAATTAACTACGCCTTTCCAAACAATAAGGTTGTCGTGAGTTTCGACATCAAAAATATTTTCGACAAACCCGTTTACGACAACTTGTCTATCCAAAAACCTGGACGCGCATTTTACCTAAAACTTAATTATTTTATAAATAAATTCTAA
- a CDS encoding IPExxxVDY family protein, translating to MAVQKFVLDHAFDEALFTLVGIHCNLEDYRLAYLINRVLGIALKRRKTDLDLSHSQATFSIFEWEDQKQLINWSLVSNICKKEEFQTRKFDSLFDSQEKIIKTFHLLPEYKTVNFLLKIDSEISTNKTKYILDRLLKIPQIATAYSIDSSMLKSKDNLIFN from the coding sequence ATGGCTGTTCAAAAATTTGTTTTAGATCATGCTTTTGATGAAGCTCTTTTTACCTTAGTTGGTATACACTGCAATTTAGAAGATTACCGCTTAGCTTATCTTATAAACCGTGTTTTAGGGATTGCGCTCAAAAGAAGAAAAACAGATTTAGATTTGAGTCACAGTCAAGCTACATTCTCCATCTTTGAATGGGAAGATCAAAAACAATTAATAAACTGGAGTTTAGTCTCTAATATTTGTAAAAAAGAAGAGTTCCAAACGCGAAAATTTGATTCGTTATTCGACTCTCAAGAAAAAATAATAAAAACATTTCACCTATTGCCAGAGTATAAAACTGTAAATTTCCTATTAAAAATTGATAGTGAAATAAGCACTAACAAAACGAAGTATATTTTAGACAGGCTTTTAAAAATACCTCAAATTGCAACAGCTTACAGTATTGATTCTAGCATGTTGAAATCTAAAGACAATTTAATTTTTAACTAA
- a CDS encoding YciI family protein: MEIIKKIASVFLIMLFIIACKDDVKKPEVIEPTPEELAVMKVKDSLYDAFVKTEANKKTQKQIKEALHAKGYKTFDYIDEKTQDTILMQQYFIAFLKSGAIRGQNEEEAAELQQQHLEYLGKMYDEGHADISGPFGDDSDIRGITIYNVPTKKMAERLANDDPMVQANRLKVEIHPWWAAKGHHLR; this comes from the coding sequence ATGGAAATCATAAAAAAAATAGCCTCAGTTTTTTTAATTATGTTATTCATTATCGCTTGTAAAGATGATGTTAAAAAACCAGAAGTTATAGAGCCAACGCCCGAAGAATTGGCTGTTATGAAAGTAAAGGATTCTTTGTATGATGCTTTTGTAAAGACTGAAGCCAATAAGAAAACGCAAAAACAAATAAAAGAGGCCTTACACGCCAAAGGTTATAAAACTTTCGATTATATAGATGAGAAAACACAGGATACCATTTTAATGCAGCAATATTTCATTGCTTTTTTAAAGTCGGGAGCTATTCGTGGCCAGAACGAAGAAGAAGCCGCCGAGCTTCAACAACAACATTTAGAATACTTAGGTAAAATGTACGACGAAGGTCATGCCGATATCTCTGGCCCTTTTGGTGACGATAGTGATATAAGAGGAATTACCATTTATAATGTACCTACAAAAAAAATGGCCGAACGCTTAGCTAATGACGACCCTATGGTTCAGGCAAATCGTTTAAAAGTTGAAATCCATCCTTGGTGGGCAGCAAAAGGCCATCATTTAAGATGA
- a CDS encoding endonuclease/exonuclease/phosphatase family protein produces the protein MPRYWELDYVDEHISFGEQTMVLGDFNLPYESLYFKEIKRHFNHWFSSKGNGFRETWSWGLPLLSLDHIWVSKDLEILDSKKLNSLESDHEMIKTVIKR, from the coding sequence GTGCCCCGATATTGGGAACTGGATTATGTTGATGAGCATATAAGCTTTGGAGAACAAACTATGGTTTTAGGTGATTTCAATTTGCCTTACGAATCCCTGTACTTTAAGGAAATAAAAAGGCATTTCAATCACTGGTTTTCCTCTAAGGGCAATGGTTTTCGAGAAACATGGTCATGGGGTTTGCCTTTATTGTCTCTAGATCATATTTGGGTGTCTAAAGATTTAGAGATTTTAGATTCTAAAAAATTAAATTCTTTAGAATCGGATCATGAAATGATAAAAACAGTCATTAAGCGTTAA
- a CDS encoding CYTH domain-containing protein: MIEIERKFLVHSETFKKEAFKQTRICQGYLNSHKDRAVRIRIKGDEGYITVKGASSKSGLSRFEWEKQISLDEAEALLNLCEEAIIDKVRYEVQVGKHVFEVDEFFGDNTGLVLAEVELTTESETFIKPEWLAEEVTGDVKYYNSQLSKNPFKLWKS, translated from the coding sequence ATGATAGAGATTGAACGTAAGTTTTTAGTGCATTCTGAAACTTTTAAAAAAGAAGCTTTTAAGCAAACCCGTATTTGTCAAGGGTATTTAAATTCCCATAAAGATCGGGCGGTTAGAATTCGAATAAAAGGTGATGAAGGCTATATCACGGTTAAAGGCGCCTCTTCTAAATCGGGTTTATCACGATTTGAGTGGGAAAAACAGATTTCATTAGATGAAGCTGAAGCCCTTTTAAATCTATGTGAAGAAGCTATTATTGATAAAGTACGCTATGAAGTACAAGTCGGTAAACATGTTTTTGAAGTTGATGAGTTTTTTGGTGACAATACAGGTTTGGTCCTTGCCGAAGTGGAATTGACCACAGAATCTGAAACTTTTATAAAACCCGAATGGTTAGCCGAAGAAGTTACAGGAGATGTTAAATATTATAATTCACAATTAAGTAAAAACCCATTTAAACTATGGAAATCATAA
- the fabF gene encoding beta-ketoacyl-ACP synthase II: MELKRVVVTGLGALTPIGNTKDEYWEGLLGGKSGAAPITYYDTEKFKTKFACELKNFNVTDFIDRKEARKMDKFAQYAMVAADEAIEDAKLNLDEVDKLRVGVIWGAGIGGLETFQNEVLNFASGDGTPRFNPFFIPKMIADIAPGNISIKHGFMGPNYTTVSACASSANAMFDALNSIRLGHTDVVVTGGSEAAVTIAGMGGFNAMHALSTRNETPETASRPFDATRDGFVLGEGAGALILEEYEHAKARGAKIYAEFIGGGLSSDAHHMTAPHPDGIGVIAVMKNCLQNAGLKPEDVDHINTHGTSTPLGDVAELKAISEVFGDHAKSININSTKSMTGHLLGAAGAIEAISVILAMENGIVPPTINHTTVDEKIDPELNLTLNKAQKRDVKVAMSNTFGFGGHNACVLFKKID, translated from the coding sequence ATGGAATTAAAGCGAGTTGTAGTCACAGGATTAGGAGCTTTAACACCAATAGGCAATACCAAAGATGAATATTGGGAAGGCTTACTTGGCGGGAAAAGTGGGGCTGCGCCTATAACGTATTATGATACCGAAAAGTTCAAAACAAAATTTGCCTGCGAATTAAAGAACTTTAACGTAACCGATTTTATTGATAGAAAAGAGGCTCGAAAAATGGATAAGTTTGCCCAGTATGCTATGGTAGCTGCAGACGAAGCCATTGAAGATGCTAAATTGAATCTTGATGAAGTTGATAAATTACGTGTTGGTGTGATATGGGGTGCAGGAATAGGTGGATTAGAAACTTTTCAGAACGAGGTTTTAAACTTTGCCTCTGGAGATGGAACACCAAGATTTAACCCGTTCTTTATTCCTAAAATGATTGCTGATATTGCACCAGGAAACATCTCTATAAAACATGGTTTTATGGGGCCTAATTACACAACGGTTTCTGCTTGTGCTTCTTCTGCTAACGCCATGTTTGATGCCTTAAACTCAATACGTTTAGGTCATACAGATGTAGTGGTTACAGGAGGTAGTGAAGCGGCAGTAACTATTGCGGGAATGGGTGGATTTAATGCCATGCATGCCTTATCAACTAGAAACGAAACTCCGGAAACGGCTTCTCGTCCATTCGATGCCACTAGAGATGGCTTTGTTTTAGGGGAGGGAGCAGGAGCACTTATTCTAGAAGAATATGAGCACGCTAAAGCAAGAGGCGCTAAAATATATGCCGAGTTTATTGGAGGAGGTTTATCTTCTGATGCGCATCATATGACAGCTCCGCACCCAGATGGTATTGGTGTTATAGCAGTAATGAAAAATTGTTTGCAAAATGCAGGTTTAAAACCTGAAGATGTAGACCATATTAATACACACGGTACGTCAACGCCATTAGGTGACGTTGCCGAGCTTAAAGCCATTTCAGAGGTTTTTGGTGATCATGCAAAATCTATAAATATCAATTCAACAAAATCAATGACAGGACACTTATTAGGTGCTGCTGGAGCTATTGAAGCGATATCGGTTATTTTGGCCATGGAAAATGGTATTGTACCACCAACCATTAACCATACGACTGTAGATGAAAAAATTGATCCTGAATTAAATTTAACCTTAAATAAGGCTCAAAAACGCGACGTTAAAGTGGCTATGAGTAATACCTTTGGATTTGGCGGTCATAACGCTTGTGTGTTATTTAAAAAAATAGATTAA
- the rnc gene encoding ribonuclease III has protein sequence MKNIRNILNSRFKRNGNFFMQLTKILESKPKEIKYYRRAFTHRSMNIKDSKGNPFNYERLEFLGDAMLSSVIASHLYLEVPGGDEGYLTKMRSKIVSREHLNELGKQLNLIDLVESKIPPGQFGDNIHGNLFEALIGAIFLDRGYKYCEKFITKRLIIPHVDIETLEGKVISYKSLLIEWCQKEKKTFNYHVYDDTGNDEIRHFSVKLSIDDKVVAKARATSKKKAEEKASKRAFFAFQSTMSKMI, from the coding sequence ATGAAAAACATTCGCAACATATTAAATTCCCGTTTTAAACGCAACGGGAATTTTTTTATGCAATTAACTAAAATCTTAGAATCTAAACCTAAGGAAATTAAGTACTACAGGCGGGCCTTTACACACCGTTCTATGAATATAAAAGATAGTAAAGGAAACCCTTTTAATTATGAGCGTTTAGAGTTTCTTGGTGACGCGATGTTAAGTTCTGTTATTGCATCTCATTTATATCTTGAAGTACCAGGTGGCGACGAAGGTTATCTTACTAAAATGCGCTCTAAAATTGTAAGTAGGGAACATTTAAATGAATTAGGGAAACAACTTAATCTTATTGACTTAGTAGAGAGTAAAATTCCTCCGGGACAGTTTGGCGACAATATTCATGGGAATTTATTCGAAGCCTTAATTGGAGCTATTTTCTTAGATCGGGGCTATAAATATTGTGAAAAATTTATAACCAAGCGGCTTATAATTCCTCACGTCGATATTGAAACTCTAGAGGGTAAGGTGATAAGCTATAAAAGCTTATTAATTGAGTGGTGCCAAAAGGAGAAGAAAACCTTTAATTATCATGTTTATGATGATACTGGAAATGACGAAATACGGCATTTTTCAGTAAAACTTTCTATAGACGACAAAGTCGTAGCTAAAGCCCGAGCGACTTCTAAGAAAAAAGCAGAAGAAAAAGCCTCAAAACGGGCCTTTTTTGCCTTCCAGAGTACCATGTCTAAAATGATATAA
- the dinB gene encoding DNA polymerase IV — protein sequence MLSDLPIRKIIHVDMDAFYASVAQLDNPELKGKAIAVGGCETRGVISAASYEARKFGVKSAMSGNLAIKLCPELIFVKTNFERYKEISKRIRKIFLDYTDLVEPLSLDEAYLDVTKNKKGNPSASLIAQEIRERIFNEVGLTASAGISINKFIAKVASDYNKPNGQKTVNPEEVLSFLEHLDIRKFYGVGKVTAEKMYQKGIFTGLDLKSKSLDFLETHFGKSGRYYYHVVRGIHTSEVKPNRIRKSLAAERTFSENLSSEVFMLEKLNHIAEEVSKRLSKSKVAGKTITLKIKYSDFSLQTRSKTLPYYINDKDLIFKTAQDLLYQEQLNNSVRLLGISLSNLNTETKKTPEKESVSVQLKFGF from the coding sequence ATGTTATCCGATTTACCAATAAGAAAAATAATTCATGTCGATATGGACGCCTTTTACGCCTCGGTAGCCCAATTGGATAACCCAGAATTAAAAGGCAAAGCCATAGCTGTAGGCGGTTGCGAAACACGAGGCGTTATTAGTGCCGCCAGTTACGAAGCTCGAAAATTTGGCGTTAAAAGCGCCATGTCTGGTAACTTAGCCATAAAACTTTGTCCGGAACTCATCTTTGTAAAAACCAATTTTGAACGCTATAAAGAAATCTCCAAAAGGATAAGAAAAATTTTCTTGGACTACACCGATTTGGTGGAGCCGCTATCCCTTGATGAAGCTTACTTAGACGTTACGAAAAACAAAAAAGGGAATCCGAGTGCCTCCTTAATTGCTCAAGAAATTAGAGAACGCATTTTTAATGAAGTGGGCTTAACGGCTTCTGCTGGTATCTCAATAAATAAGTTTATTGCTAAAGTTGCTAGTGATTATAATAAGCCTAACGGACAAAAAACAGTGAACCCCGAAGAGGTGCTTTCCTTTTTAGAACATTTAGATATTAGAAAATTTTACGGTGTGGGGAAGGTCACTGCCGAAAAAATGTACCAAAAAGGCATTTTTACAGGATTGGATTTAAAAAGCAAGTCCTTAGATTTTTTAGAAACTCATTTTGGAAAATCTGGACGCTATTATTACCACGTGGTTCGTGGTATTCATACTAGTGAGGTTAAACCGAACCGCATTCGAAAAAGCTTGGCGGCAGAACGTACTTTCAGTGAAAACTTGTCTTCTGAAGTCTTTATGCTTGAAAAATTAAACCATATCGCCGAAGAAGTTTCCAAACGCCTTTCTAAATCGAAGGTCGCTGGAAAAACAATAACCTTAAAAATAAAATACAGCGATTTCAGCTTGCAAACCCGAAGTAAAACACTTCCCTATTATATAAATGATAAAGACCTTATTTTTAAAACCGCCCAAGACCTGTTATACCAAGAGCAATTAAATAATTCGGTTCGGCTTTTAGGAATCTCTTTATCAAACCTTAACACAGAAACAAAAAAAACACCCGAAAAAGAAAGCGTAAGTGTGCAGTTAAAATTTGGATTTTAA
- the pyk gene encoding pyruvate kinase → MATTKKTKIVATLGPATSSKEVLKRMLEEGANVFRINFSHADYNDVAERVKMIRELNEEYGFTAAILADLQGPKLRVGVMKEEVVVNAGDEIIFATGERFEGTKERVYMTYKRFPQDAKPGERILLDDGKLIFEVVSTDNESEVKAKVIQGGPLKSKKGVNLPNTNISQPALTKKDIEDAIFAISLNVDWIALSFVRHAEDLMQLSDLIAEHTEHKIPIIAKIEKPEAIENIDKIVAHCDGLMVARGDLGVEIPAQEVPLIQKQLVLRAKKARIPVIIATQMMETMISSLTPTRAEVNDVANSVMDGADAVMLSGETSVGQYPVQVIKQMSDILKSVENSGLIQVPQLPPHIRTNRYITKAICYHAANMANEISAKAISTLTNSGYTAFQISAWRPSCHILVFTSNKRILTRLSLLWGVRAFYYDKFVSTDETIEDVNAMACEKGYLEAGDMLISLAAMPIQEKGMVNTLRVTEIKSCKA, encoded by the coding sequence ATGGCGACAACAAAGAAAACTAAAATAGTAGCAACTCTAGGTCCTGCTACAAGTTCCAAAGAAGTTTTAAAGCGTATGCTCGAAGAAGGAGCAAACGTATTTAGAATCAATTTTTCTCATGCCGATTATAACGACGTTGCAGAACGTGTTAAAATGATTCGTGAGTTGAATGAAGAATACGGGTTTACTGCTGCAATCCTAGCCGATTTGCAAGGACCCAAACTTCGTGTAGGCGTTATGAAAGAAGAGGTTGTAGTAAATGCAGGTGATGAAATCATTTTTGCTACAGGCGAACGTTTTGAAGGTACTAAAGAGCGTGTGTATATGACTTACAAAAGGTTTCCACAAGATGCGAAACCTGGGGAGCGTATCCTTTTAGATGATGGTAAACTTATTTTTGAAGTGGTTTCAACCGATAATGAATCTGAAGTTAAGGCCAAAGTCATTCAAGGAGGTCCCTTAAAATCTAAAAAAGGTGTAAACCTTCCTAACACGAACATATCTCAGCCTGCATTAACCAAAAAGGATATTGAAGATGCTATTTTCGCAATCAGTTTAAATGTTGATTGGATTGCTTTATCCTTTGTACGTCATGCTGAAGACTTAATGCAGTTAAGTGATTTAATTGCCGAGCATACCGAGCATAAAATTCCTATTATAGCTAAAATTGAAAAACCAGAAGCGATTGAAAACATCGATAAAATTGTTGCACATTGTGATGGTTTAATGGTGGCTCGTGGAGATCTTGGTGTTGAAATTCCAGCTCAAGAAGTGCCACTTATTCAAAAACAATTGGTGTTGCGAGCGAAAAAAGCCAGAATTCCGGTAATTATTGCGACGCAAATGATGGAAACCATGATTTCTAGTTTAACCCCAACTCGTGCAGAGGTTAACGATGTGGCGAACTCGGTAATGGATGGTGCAGATGCCGTAATGCTTTCTGGAGAAACATCGGTAGGTCAATATCCTGTACAGGTTATTAAGCAAATGTCGGATATTTTAAAAAGTGTTGAAAATTCAGGTTTAATTCAAGTGCCTCAATTGCCACCACATATTCGTACAAATCGTTATATCACAAAAGCTATTTGTTATCACGCAGCAAATATGGCCAACGAAATTAGTGCCAAAGCAATTTCTACACTAACAAATAGTGGCTATACCGCCTTCCAAATTTCGGCTTGGCGTCCATCATGTCATATTTTAGTGTTTACTTCAAATAAGCGTATTTTAACACGTTTAAGTTTACTTTGGGGGGTTCGTGCATTTTACTACGATAAATTTGTAAGTACCGATGAAACCATCGAAGACGTTAATGCTATGGCTTGCGAAAAAGGGTATTTAGAGGCTGGAGATATGCTTATTAGTTTAGCAGCGATGCCAATTCAAGAAAAAGGTATGGTGAACACCTTGCGTGTTACCGAAATTAAGAGCTGTAAAGCCTAA